CCTGGTATTTGATTCTTAATCGTTCTTCATTTGTCAGTGATGCATGTATTCTTCATCCTCTATAATTCTATAGATTCACATGAACGACTACAGAAGCTACTTAACCTAGTCTGCATTTGGCACACGACTATATTACTTCCTTGGAATGTGATCCTGCTTTGGATTTCAATCCTTTTGACGTCCTATGCTTGTTGTTACTTCTTTCTGCTTTCAGTTTCAATATGAGTTGTCATACATGTTGGTATCAACTTATAATGGACGAATTGTGGAAATTATTGCAGGTTGATGTCTACTCTAGCTTCTATTCAGTTACTTGCAGGATCAATTTTGAATGACCGACACACTGTGGATGAGATGTACTCTGTTGACTTTTGTTATGAAGTTCTTAGGCCTTGGATATTTGCAAAAGGCGCAATATTGGGTCTTATAAGTGTTACCTTTGGGGTTCTATATTACCTCAACATATCTTCAATCAAAGACAGGAACCAAATGGGGACCCCTGCCAATACTGATAATCATGGAAATATCGCGATGACCCAACCTCAAGTCCCAGCTCAAATGAGTCTACAACCGGTATTCGTCCCTGAAGATACGTACAATCGGCGGCAACTCGTGTAACAATACCTTTTTCGCGGCATTCAGTAGTAACTTAGTCATTTTATTATGTCTATATATATAAGATCCACAACATAATAGTTATATGCATGGGCATCTGCATCTCCAGTGGAGAAAAATAACCACAATACAAATAGTACCCAAAAAAAGTGGGCACTGTATTCTTCTTTTCTATGATATCCTACAAACACGTGTCTGCCAAATTTAACCGCATCTGTTGCTATCCCATCTACGAAGATTTGTGGTTACATGTTCTTGTATGCAATTTTTCTGTCGAGACTGCAGCGTCCGCAGCTACTCAGAATATTTGACTGCAACCATTACGCGGTGTTTCTTCACATACCCAAGACAAGGTTTACAGACCTGGGCACGATCATATTTTGTCTGCCATTTTTGATCTGTAACTATtgttttaaacaattattcagtATATGTTGTTTCAAGGACAAAAGATTCACTTTAGCAGAAGAATCAGTGCATAATGTTACTATGTTGTGAAGAAAAATCAGTTTAAAATGTTGTACGACTGTCTCATGTATTTTCAAGCTGCTTGTTGTTCATTTAGTTCTGGTCACTACTTCTGATAAAGAATTTTAACTTCTGATTCTCGGATTTTAGAAGAAGGGTTGTGCATTGTGTCAGCTGCCAAGATCCCCAGCCTGATTGGCGTGATATCCGTCACAGGGAACGTAAGTTGTTGGCTTAGCTGCCCTGCAAAATATACTTTTGCCAGCGGAAagcctaaaaaataaaataaaaatctaaactaTCATGAAATATCTACAGAGTATACTGCAGTATCGCTGTTCGGATaccaacttcaattaggaaactTGGTTATTTTAGGAATTATTAACTAGGGTTTACTGTATTCCCCGGGCCAGAGGAAAATACGAAGATCTTTAGCGATCGCCCTGTATTAAGATCCTGCAATACAAAGGAGATGCTGCAGAAGCATATGGAAGCGACAGGCGGTAGAGTCTTCACCCGCTTCGCTCCTGAACCAAATGGGTACCACCATATTGGTCATGCGAAGGCTATGTTTGTTAATTTTGGCCTAGCAAAAGAAAGGGGTGGATGTTGCTACCTCAGGTATGATAATACGAACCCTGCTGCTGAAAGAATGAATATATAGATCATATTAGGGAAATTGTGGAATGGATGGGATGGGAACCTTTCAAGATAACGTACACCAGTGACTATTTTCAAGTTCTGTATGATTATGCAGTAGAGCTGATCAAGAAGGGTCATGCTTACGTTGATCACCAGAGTGCAGAAGAAATAAAAGTGTCCAGGGAAAACAAAAGGAACAGTCCGTGGCGGGATAGGCCAATTGAAGAATCACTGAAGCTGTTCAATGACATGAGAATGGGTTTGATTGAAGAAAACAAAGCGACACTTAGAATGAAGCAGGACATGCAGAGTGATAACTTTAATATGTATGATCTGATTGCTTATCGTATAAAGGTCACTCCTCACCCACGTACCGGAGACAAGTGGTGCATATATCCTAGTTATGACTATGCTCACTGCATTGTGGATTCTATTGAAAATATCACTCATTCGCTGTGCACACTTGAATTTGAGACTCGCCGTGCGTCATACTACCGGCTGTTTGATGCATTAAGCCTGTACCAGCCCTATGTTTGGGAATGTTCATGGTAGAACATCACTAACACGGTGATGTCTAAGCGCAAGTTGAACAAGCTTGTGACTGAAAAGTCGGTTGACGGATGGGATGATCTTCGTCTAATGACACTAGCTGGTTTACAGCGACGAGGAGTGTCTGCAACTGCATTCAACACTTTTATCAGAGGAGTCGGAATCACTAGAAGTGATAATGGCACAATATGCTTGGACCGCCTTGAATACCACATTAGAGAAGACATGAACAAAACAGCTGCGAGGCAGATGGTTGTGCTGCATCCTCTGAAGGTTGTTATTACCAATTTAGATGACAAAACGGTATCGTATCTTGGTGCAAAGAAGTGGCCTGACGGGCAAACAGATGATGCATCTGCATTCTACAAGGTTCCTTTTACAAACGTTGTGTACATTGAACGATCTGATTTCCGAACAAAGGATTCGAAAGACTATTACGCACTC
The nucleotide sequence above comes from Papaver somniferum cultivar HN1 chromosome 8, ASM357369v1, whole genome shotgun sequence. Encoded proteins:
- the LOC113301323 gene encoding uncharacterized protein LOC113301323, whose protein sequence is MEKRVLLVCIGVCFLGVTAAALGFGAESKRIKESEINFFEPGKCAYPRTPAYTLGLTAFVVLIVAQGIINASAGCMCCNRLSSAWVTFCAVFSWLMSTLASIQLLAGSILNDRHTVDEMYSVDFCYEVLRPWIFAKGAILGLISVTFGVLYYLNISSIKDRNQMGTPANTDNHGNIAMTQPQVPAQMSLQPVFVPEDTYNRRQLV